A region of Allocoleopsis franciscana PCC 7113 DNA encodes the following proteins:
- a CDS encoding PAM68 family protein produces MSTEPGREAKASSSSDAKSSNSSDQRLPFEPRQKRKKTPKTQPAPAASSKSTKPEHKATKSKESMAIPDVVSKRMARRMALLCGIPSVLGIVTFFASYVLVTQVGLKLPNVVVVLVSMGFFGLGVLGLSYGVLSASWDEDVPGTTLGWQEFKTNWGRMTAAWRSAGQKD; encoded by the coding sequence ATGTCTACTGAACCAGGGCGTGAGGCAAAAGCCAGTAGCTCCTCCGACGCTAAGTCGTCAAACTCCAGTGACCAACGCTTGCCCTTTGAGCCACGTCAGAAGCGCAAAAAAACACCGAAGACTCAACCCGCTCCAGCCGCTAGTTCAAAATCCACGAAGCCAGAGCACAAAGCCACTAAGTCTAAGGAATCGATGGCGATTCCGGATGTCGTGAGCAAGCGAATGGCACGCCGGATGGCTCTGTTGTGTGGAATTCCCTCCGTTTTGGGCATCGTTACCTTTTTTGCCAGCTATGTTTTAGTCACACAAGTTGGCTTAAAGTTGCCCAATGTGGTTGTGGTACTCGTGAGTATGGGCTTTTTTGGTTTAGGCGTGTTGGGATTGAGTTACGGCGTTCTCTCGGCTTCGTGGGATGAAGATGTGCCAGGAACGACGTTAGGTTGGCAAGAGTTTAAAACCAACTGGGGACGGATGACAGCCGCATGGCGCTCTGCGGGTCAAAAGGATTAG
- the rpsO gene encoding 30S ribosomal protein S15, translated as MSLTQERKHEIIEGYQVHETDTGSAEVQIAMLTERINRLSEHLKANSKDHSSRRGLLQLIGRRKRLLAYMRRESAQRYPALIQRLGIRG; from the coding sequence ATGAGTCTGACGCAAGAGCGCAAACACGAAATTATTGAGGGCTACCAAGTCCATGAAACCGACACTGGCTCGGCAGAAGTTCAAATCGCCATGCTCACCGAACGCATTAATCGGTTGAGCGAACACCTAAAAGCGAATTCTAAAGATCATTCCTCTCGACGAGGATTGTTACAACTGATTGGTCGTCGGAAGCGCTTGCTAGCCTATATGCGCCGAGAAAGTGCACAACGCTATCCAGCCTTGATTCAACGCCTAGGTATTCGCGGATAG